One part of the Pseudoliparis swirei isolate HS2019 ecotype Mariana Trench chromosome 6, NWPU_hadal_v1, whole genome shotgun sequence genome encodes these proteins:
- the sqor gene encoding sulfide:quinone oxidoreductase, mitochondrial, giving the protein MAALRRLRQCHLARIAIAPLHTGSRGFNKQHYKMLVVGGGSGGISMSARMKRMLGAENVAVVEPSETHYYQPIWTLVGAGAKTLTSSGRSTASVMPSGVKWVKSKVQEINPDTNTVRTDDGNEISYEYLIVALGLQLHFEKIKGLPEGFEHPKIGSNYSVQTVEKTWKALQDFKEGNAVFTFPNTPVKCAGAPQKIMYLSDAYLRKTGKRAKANIIYNTSLPVLFGIKKYADALWDIVKQRDLQVNLRQNLIEVRADKREAVFENLDKPGETKVVEYEMLHVTPPMGPNRVVQGSPLADEAGWLDVSKDNLQHKRYPNVFGIGDCTNLPTAKTGAAVAAQTAILNSTISKVLKNEKPDKIYDGYTSCPLVTSYNTVILAEFDYSGQPLETFPINQAKESRIMYYMKADVMPHLYWHGFLRGLWGGPGPYRKLFHLGMK; this is encoded by the exons ATGGCTGCCCTGCGTCGTCTGAGGCAGTGCCACCTCGCGCGCATCGCCATCGCTCCCCTCCACACGGGCAGCCGTGGCTTCAACAAACAGCATTACAAAATGCTGGTtgtcggaggaggaagtgggggCATTTCAATGAGTGCAAGAATGAAGAGGATGCTGGGAGCTGAGAATGTGGCTGTTGTGGAGCCCAGCGAG ACGCACTACTATCAGCCGATTTGGACCCTGGTTGGTGCTGGTGCAAAAACTCTAACCTCATCAGGTCGTTCTACAGCGAGCGTTATGCCCTCTGGAGTGAAGTGGGTGAAATCCAAAGTTCAAGAGATAAACCCAGACACAAATACCGTCCGCACAGACGATGGGAACGAA ATCTCCTACGAGTATTTGATTGTGGCTCTTGGTTTACAACTCCATTTTGAAAAG ATCAAAGGACTGCCTGAAGGATTTGAACACCCAAAGATTGGGTCAAACTACTCGGTCCAAACTGTGGAGAAGACGTGGAAAGCACTGCAGGACTTCAAAGAAGGCAACGCTGTGTTCACTTTCCCAAATACTCCTGTGAAATGTGCGGGAGCGCCACAGAAGATTATGTACCTGTCGGATGCCTATCTCAGAAAA ACAGGAAAAAGGGCAAAAGCCAATATCATATACAATACATCGCTACCTGTGCTCTTTGGGATCAAGAAATATGCTGACGCATTGTGGGACATCGTGAAACAACGTGATCTCCAAGTGAACCTGAGGCAGAACCTGATTGAAGTGCGTGCAGATAAGCGAGAAGCTGTGTTTGAAAATCTTGACAAACCAGGCGAAACCAAAGTGGTCGAG tatGAAATGCTTCATGTCACACCACCGATGGGACCCAATCGAGTGGTTCAAGGCAGTCCACTGGCAGATGAGGCCGGATGGTTGGACGTCAGCAAAGACAACCTCCAACATAAGAGATATCCAAACGTGTTTGGGATTGGCGACTGTACCAACCTGCCCACCGCCAAAACGGGTGCAGCTGTCG CTGCACAGACTGCCATCTTGAACAGTACCATCAGCAAAGTACTGAAAAATGAGAAGCCAGATAAAATA TATGATGGCTACACCTCGTGTCCCTTGGTTACAAGCTACAACACAGTGATTCTTGCCGAGTTTGACTACAGTGGTCAACCGCTGGAAACATTTCCCATCAACCAAGCGAAAGAAAGTAGAATTATGTACTACATGAAAGCTGATGTGATGCCTCACCTTTATTGGCATGGTTTTCTGCG GGGCCTATGGGGGGGACCGGGACCCTACAGGAAACTCTTTCATCTTGGCATGAAATGA
- the atp8b4 gene encoding probable phospholipid-transporting ATPase IM, which yields METKPDCACDKLMQEKERHVKANMRDYNDKFFYADNHIKTSKYNVFTFLPINLFEQFQRVANAYFLVLLILQLIPEISSLSWFTTIVPLVLVLVMTAVKDATDDYFRHKNDQQVNNRQSQVLIKGSLQNEKWMNVRVGDIIKLENNQFVTADILLLCSSEPYGLCYIETAELDGETNLKFRQALTVTSDLGDTTKLMDFDGEVICEPPNNKLDKFIGTLCWRDIKHPLDNEKMLLRGCVLRNTEWCFGMVIFAGLQTKLMQNCGRTTFKRTSIDKLMNTLVLWIFAFLFCMGAILGIGNAVWESWIGRNFQVFLPWEEFQRSAVFSGFLTFWSYIIILNTVVPISLYVSVEVLRLGHSYFINWDQRMYHSQTNTAAEARTTTLNEELGQVEFIFSDKTGTLTQNIMAFSKCSINGHTYGDVYDEFERKVEITEKTACVDFSFNALCDRGFKFYDGRLVEAIKLEDPAAHEFFRLLALCHTVMPVEKSEGHLVYQAQSPDEGALVTAARNFGFVFRARTPETITLCEMGRAVTYQLLAILDFNNVRKRMSVIVRNPEGQIKLYSKGADTIIFDLLDPSSEHLMYTTSEHLCEFAGEGLRTLALAYKDLDEDYLEVWMKKLLFASTVIENREDQLAVLYEEIEQGLKLLGATAIEDKLQEGVPETIACLNLADIKIWVLTGDKLETAMNIGYACNMLRDDMNEVFIISGHALPEVQQQLRSAKERILGRSRVSSAGEVEKADDSVFEETIIAEYALVINGHSLAHALEPQLEHILLDVACLCKTVICCRVTPMQKAQVVELVKRYKRAVTLAIGDGANDVSMIKTAHIGVGISGQEGMQAVLASDYSFAQFRYLRRLLLVHGRWSYHRMCHFLCYFFYKNFGFTLVHFWYGFFCGFSAQTVYDQWFITFFNIVYTSLPVLAMGIFDQDVNDQNSLCYPSLYKPGQQNLLFNKRQFFLCTLQGLGTSFLLFFIPYGAFSVMVKEEGSHFSDQQAFAVTIATSLVIVVSVQIGLNTHYWTAVNHFFIWGSLAAYFAILFAMQSDGIFGIFPRNFPFIGTARNSLSATSVWLVIVLTTVVCLVPGLAVSFLRAQLFPTLTDKVRCLQQSRKRRGPREQNLRRGRRTSSRRSAYAFSHQQGFGELITSGRNMRRMNTVSSVCSPGRAAHSSTWIENMLKRKNEVSCVSGESTGAPEIAKADSTD from the exons ATGGAGACAAAACCAGACTGCGCCTGTGACAAACTTATGCAAG AGAAGGAACGCCACGTGAAAGCCAACATGCGCGACTACAATGACAAGTTCTTTTATGCT GACAATCACATCAAAACCTCAAAGTACAATGTCTTCACCTTCCTGCCCATAAACTTGTTTGAGCAGTTCCAGAGGGTGGCCAACGCTTACTTCTTGGTGCTGCTGATACTGCAG ttaatTCCAGAAATTTCCTCCCTGTCGTGGTTCACAACCATCGTGCCTTTGGTGTTGGTGCTGGTAATGACGGCTGTGAAGGACGCCACAGATGACTAT ttCAGACATAAGAACGACCAGCAAGTCAACAATCGACAGTCTCAGGTTCTCATCAAGGGAAG tttGCAGAATGAGAAGTGGATGAACGTCCGAGTGGGGGATATCATCAAACTAGAGAATAATCAGTTTGTCACT GctgacatcctcctcctctgcagtaGTGAGCCCTATGGACTGTGCTATATTGAGACTGCAGAGCTGGATGG AGAGACAAACCTGAAATTTCGTCAGGCTTTGACCGTCACCTCAGATTTGGGAGATACTACCAAACTGATGGACTTTGATG GAGAAGTCATTTGTGAGCCACCAAACAACAAACTGGATAAATTCATAGGAACTTTATGCTGGAGAGACATCAAACACCCTCTGGATAATGAGAAAATGCTGCTGCGAGGTTGTGTACTAAGAAACACAGAGTGGTGCTTTGGGATGGTGATCTTTGCTG GTTTGCAAACCAAACTCATGCAGAACTGCGGAAGAACTACATTTAAAAGAACAAGTATTGACAAACTGATGAACACTTTGGTTTTGTGG ATCTTCGCCTTCCTCTTTTGTATGGGGGCTATTTTGGGCATTGGAAACGCTGTTTGGGAGAGCTGGATAGGCAGAAACTTCCAGGTGTTTTTACCGTGGGAGGAGTTTCAGAGAAGTGCTGTTTTCTCTGGCTTCCTCACTTTCTGGTCTTACATCATCATCCTCAACACTGTTGTGCCCATCTCACTGTATGTCAG CGTGGAGGTTCTGCGGCTCGGCCACAGTTACTTCATTAACTGGGACCAGAGGATGTACCACAGTCAGACGAACACTGCGGCAGAAGCTCGCACCACCACCCTAAACGAGGAGCTCGGTCAGGTGGAGTTTATCTTCTCCGACAAGACGGGCACCCTGACCCAGAACATCATGGCCTTCAGCAAGTGCTCCATTAATGGACACACGTACG GTGATGTATATGATGAATTTGAGCGGAAGGTGGAAATAACCGAA AAGACAGCCTGCGTGGACTTTTCCTTCAACGCTCTCTGTGACAGAGGGTTTAAGTTTTACGATGGCCGCCTGGTTGAGGCCATTAAACTGGAGGATCCCGCCGCTCACGAGTTCTTCAGACTGCTGGCTCTGTGCCACACCGTCATGCCAGTGGAGAAGAGCGAAG GACATTTGGTGTACCAGGCCCAGTCACCTGACGAGGGAGCTCTGGTCACGGCGGCTCGGAACTTTGGGTTCGTCTTTCGGGCTCGAACCCCCGAGACCATCACACTGTGTGAGATGGGACGAGCCGTCACCTACCAGCTGCTGGCCATACTGGACTTCAACAACGTGCGCAAGAGAATGAGTGTCATTG TGAGAAACCCGGAGGGACAAATCAAACTATACTCCAAAGGAGCGGACACTATTATCTTTGACCTTCTGGACCCATCCAGTGAACACCTCATGTACACTACCTCAGAACATCTCTGT GAATTTGCTGGCGAAGGGCTTCGCACATTAGCTCTGGCCTACAAAGATCTCGATGAAGATTATTTAGAAGTTTGGATGAAGAAGCTTTTGTTCGCCAGCACTGTGATCGAGAACCGCGAGGATCAGCTGGCTGTTCTCTACGAGGAGATCGAGCAGGGCTTGAAG CTTCTAGGAGCCACGGCAATCGAGGACAAACTTCAGGAAGGAGTCCCAGAAACTATCGCCTGTCTAAATCTAGCAGACATCAAGATCTGGGTCCTCACAGGAGACAAACTCG AGACAGCGATGAACATCGGCTACGCCTGCAACATGCTGCGAGACGACATGAATGAGGTGTTTATCATTTCTGGCCACGCACTGCCGgaggtgcagcagcagctcag GAGCGCTAAAGAGCGCATTCTGGGCCGGAGTCGAGTGAGCAGTGCTGGAGAAGTGGAGAAGGCCGATGACTCCGTGTTTGAAGAAACCATTATCGCAGAGTACGCCTTAGTCATCAACGGACACAGTTTG GCTCACGCTCTGGAGCCACAGCTAGAGCACATCTTGCTGGACGTGGCCTGTTTGTGTAAAACAGTCATCTGCTGCCGGGTCACTCCGATGCAGAAAGCCCAGGTGGTGGAGCTGGTGAAGAGGTACAAGAGGGCCGTCACCCTGGCCATTGGAGATGGAGCCAATGACGTCAGCATGATCAAGA CTGCTCACATCGGTGTCGGCATCAGCGGTCAGGAGGGGATGCAGGCGGTTCTGGCATCAGATTACTCCTTTGCACAGTTTCGGTACCTGCGGCGGCTCCTGTTGGTGCACGGCCGCTGGTCCTACCACCGCATGTGTCATTTCCTGTGCTATTTCTTCTACAAGAACTTTGGATTTACGCTGGTGCACTTCTGGTACggcttcttctgtggtttctcAGCTCAG ACTGTGTATGACCAGTGGTTTATCACCTTCTTCAATATCGTCTATACATCTTTACCAGTCCTGGCAATGGGAATTTTTGATCAG GACGTCAATGACCAGAACAGCCTTTGCTACCCGAGCCTTTACAAACCCGGCCAGCAAAACCTTCTTTTCAACAAACGCCAGTTTTTCCTGTGCACGCTGCAGGGGCTGGGCACCTCATTCCTGCTCTTCTTCATTCCCTACGGAGCCTTCTCTGTCATGGTGAAAGAGGAAGGTTCCCACTTTTCCGACCAACAAGCGTTTGCTGTTACCATAGCAACGTCCCTGGTCATTGTCGTAAGTGTCCAG ATTGGACTCAACACACACTACTGGACAGCTGTCAATCACTTCTTCATATGGGGCAGCTTGGCCGCATACTTTGCCATATTATTTGCAATGCAAAGTGATGGCATATTTGGCATCTTTCCACGTAATTTCCCATTCATAG gcacGGCAAGAAACTCTCTATCAGCGACGAGTGTGTGGTTGGTCATTGTGCTCACCACGGTGGTGTGCTTGGTGCCCGGCTTAGCCGTCAGCTTCCTGAGAGCACAACTCTTCCCAACTCTCACAGATAAG GTCCGTTGTCTCCAGCAGTCCAGAAAGAGACGAGGACCTCGGGAGCAGAACCTGAGGAGAGGACGCAGGACGAGCTCCCGCCGCTCTGCGTACGCCTTCTCCCACCAACAGGGCTTCGGAGAGCTCATTACGTCTGGCAGAAACATGAGGAGGATGAATACAGTTTCTTCTGTTTGCTCTCCTGGCCGAGCAGCACACAGCTCCACCTGGATAGAAAACATGTTGAAGAGAAAGAACGaggtctcttgtgtctctggtgAAAGCACCGGAGCACCTGAAATAGCAAAAGCAGACTCAACAGACTGA
- the galk2 gene encoding N-acetylgalactosamine kinase translates to MASNPPKLKIAMTANERLQNLKNTFETKYGESPLFYACAPGRVNLIGEHIDYCGYSVLPMAIERNILAAVSVNNSGTITLANTNPQYKDFTVSCSEDIAIDRENPKWHYYFLCGVKGIQEKFAIAQLAGMSCVVDGTIPPSSGLSSSSALVCCAGLLTMEANQKSLSKVALAELCAKSERYIGTEGGGMDQSISFLAERGTAKLIEFQPLRATDVKLPDGAVFVISNCCIEMNKAASSHFNIRVVECRIATKMLAQAQGLDVSRLLKLVQVQTELEASLEEMLALVDELLHPEPYSREEICKQLGVTSEQFSSELLSANTQDVKQFKLHQRAKHVYGEAARVLQFKSACDSEPADSLQLLGDLMNQSHASCRDLYECSCPELDRLVDVCLKSGAVGSRLTGAGWGGCAVSMVPGEKVESFLQAVSEAFYLPDPCRAAMEKQSLFVSKPGGGAAIFLTE, encoded by the exons ATGGCTTCGAACCCGCCAAAGTTAAAAATTGCTATGACAGCAAATGAAAG GCTGCAAAACTTGAAGAACACGTTTGAAACAAAGTATGGAGAATCTCCTCTCTTCTATGCATGTGCACCTGGGAGGGTCAATCTAATAG GAGAGCATATCGACTACTGCGGCTATTCTGTTCTGCCAATGGCCATTGAGCGTAATATCCTCGCAGCGGTCTCAGTGAACAACTCAGGGACAATCACACTGGCCAACACAAATCCTCAGTACAA GGATTTCACTGTGTCCTGTTCAGAGGACATCGCTATAGACAGAGAGAATCCAAAGTGGCATTATTACTTTCTCTGTGGAGTAAAAGGTATTCAG GAGAAGTTTGCTATTGCTCAGTTGGCAGGGATGTCATGTGTCGTAGACGGAACCATTCCTCCGAGCTCCGGCCTCTCCAGCTCGAGTGCCTTAGTTTGTTGTGCCGGGCTCTTGACAATGGAGGCCAATCAAAAGTCCCTCTCCAAG GTGGCACTGGCTGAGCTGTGTGCCAAAAGTGAGCGCTACATTGGCACAGAGGGAGGCGGCATGGACCAGTCCATCTCATTCCTGGCCGAGAGAGGAACA GCAAAGCTGATAGAGTTCCAGCCTCTGAGGGCCACCGATGTCAAGCTCCCAGATGGCGCCGTGTTTGTGATCTCCAACTGCTGCATTGAGATGAACAAAGCCGCTTCGTCTCACTTCAACATCCGTGTGGTGGAGTGTCGAATCGCCACAAAG ATGCTGGCTCAGGCGCAGGGTCTGGACGTCAGCCGGTTGTTGAAGCTGGTGCAGGTTCAGACGGAGCTGGAGGCCTCCCTGGAGGAGATGCTGGCTCTGGTGGACGAGCTGCTGCATCCTGAGCCGTACAGCCGAGAAGAGATCTGCAAGCAGCTGGGCGTCACCTCTGAGCAGTTCTCCTCAGAGCTGCTGAGCGCCAACACTCAGGATG tgaagCAGTTCAAGTTGCACCAGCGAGCCAAGCATGTGTACGGCGAAGCTGCGCGGGTGCTGCAGTTTAAGAGCGCGTGCGACTCTGAACCGGCCGACTCCTTGCAGCTACTGGGAGACCTGATGAACCAGAGCCATGCGAGCTGCCGAGACCTGTATGAGTGCAGCTGCCCTGAACTGGATCGACTGGTGGACGTCTGTCT GAAGTCGGGGGCAGTGGGCTCTCGGCTGACCGGAGCAGGTTGGGGCGGCTGTGCCGTTTCCATGGTTCCTGGTGAGAAGGTGGAGTCTTTCTTACAAGCAGTGAGCGAGGCCTTCTACCTCCCCGATCCGTGCAGAGCGGCGATGGAAAAACAGAGTTTGTTTGTGTCCAAGCCAGGCGGGGGAGCAGCCATCTTCCTCACGGAGTAA